Within the Oncorhynchus kisutch isolate 150728-3 linkage group LG13, Okis_V2, whole genome shotgun sequence genome, the region AGCGCCCCTATTTTTTTAATGTGCCACTTAGTTGTATCCTGTGAACATATGCCTTATGCTGCCCTCACTGAAAGATTAGTTAGTTGTCAGGTAGATATTGCTCACGTCCCCAACAATGCTGTGGTACGGCCGGCCATCTGTCGCGGTGTGAATGGAACTGTCAGTTGGTCCGTCTGTAAACCAGGCCTGACTCATGACTGAGTACTACGAGGAGGGGGGGCTGCTGTACGAGCACTCGCCTCCCATGCACATCAAAGTGGAGTCTCCGGAGGGACCCTTCGGAGGGGGCGTCTCAGAGGACGGCTTTCCCAGGGAGGATGAGGACTCGGAAGGCAGCTGTGACCAAAGCAGCGGGCTGCCTGGTGGACTCCCCTTCAACGTGGTGGTGGTGCATCCTAACATCATGACCCCTGGCATGTCCTCAGATGACCTCCTATCCATGGAACAGCGTAAGCTTTAGCCAACTTTTAGCTATTAAACGCATGTCTTGATGTTGCAGTGGTGCTCTGTACTGTTATGATAAATATGTTTTGACTATTACATTTTTATGTTTCACCTCATATGACACATAGTAAACACCTATAGATCAACTCTGTCTTTCTGTAGACAGAGGTTTGTCCTCTGTGTTGACAGCAGGGGGTGCAGGAAAGAGGAAGAGTCGTTTTAGCGGTGCAGAGCTGGAGGTGCTTGTTTCTGAGGTGACGCGGTGTGAGGGAGAGCTTTTTGGTCCTGCTGGGAGGCTCCggcgcagggagagagagaggatctggGCAGGGATCCTGGAGCGGGTCAACGCTGTGTCCAGAGTCCCTCGTACCCTCCGCGAGGTCAAGAAGCGCTGGGACGACCTGAAGAGACGCAATGGAGGCAGGCTGGCAGACGCTAGGCACCGCACTTGTTACCTGCCATCCAACAGAGGGGCTTCCATGCTGGGACGGTCAGCTCAGGCAAGCCCCAGACTTCACCAGGCCAGACAGAAGCAAAGCACCAGAGGGAAGGCCAGTTTCACGTGCTTCACTGATGCAGAACCAGGTAAATCTGAACACTAACAATGAGGTAAAGCCTTAGATTCAAGCCTTGTAGGAACATTCAGATAATACATATAAAAATGGCACTTTTTAACCACTGCTTTCTACTATGTCCTCTTGTTTACTGCAGTGGGTGGAGGTGAAGGGTTGGAGAGGGATGGCTTTGAGAAGGATGAGGATAGTGGTGAGCAGGAAGTGGAGGTGGGAGAGGCGGAATGCGAGGGGGCAGAGAGCAGTATGGAGGAAAAGCTGGgtttaggactgggactggggataGGACCTCCCCCTAACTCGGAACGCtggctgcctccctctcccctctacagcGCCCCTTTCCTCAATGGGACCCCTCAGCCTAGTCCCCAGCCATCACTAGGGGCCCAGCAGGGACCATTGGAGGCCCCTCCTCGCGGCTTATGGCTGGAGGACGAGCTCCGCGGCGTGGGGGAGGCAGCTCTGCAGCTGGGGGATCGGGTGGAGCAGAGTCTTCGGGAGTTTGGGGAGGGATTCCGATGTGATATGAGAACATTAGTGGCCTCTCAAGAGGCACTGGCAACCAGCCTACAGCAAAACAATGTTCTCCTGCAAAGGCTGCTGGGAGTCCTAGAGgcacagcagcaacaacaacaacaaacaccaCAGCAGCAGCCACATCATTCCCAAAAACAACAGCCACAACAGTCAATAATGCAGCAACCACaacagttacagcagcagcaaccaCAGCCTCAACAACCAATTCAGCAGCAGCTGCAACAACAACAGATACAGCAACCCCAACTggtgcagcagcagcaacaacaacagataCAACAGCAACAACTGTTACTACAGCAACCCCAACTGgtgcagcagcaacaacaacaaatacaaCTGCTACCACAGCAACCACAGCAGCACCACCCCCAGAGTCCAAGTAATCAACCAACTTTAGCAGTTGCCCCTGTACCACCACCCCCAGATATTCTTGATGGTACCACCCGTCCAGATCCACCCGTAGTCATTAATGGAACCGTCCAACGGCCAAGGCGGGGGAGAATTGTTGACCATAGACGAAGAAGAAGGCGTTAGATAAAGATGAAAATAAGCTTTGATgtactttatttattttctctaaTACAATCTGATTTGAAATAATTGTGTCCCTCTAATTTAAACCAAAGTCGAAAAAGTTGTTTCTTTAGCACATTTGTTATGTAGAgtgtggaaagtattcagaccccttgactttttccacattttgttacgttacagccttattctaaaatgtattcgattactgtttttcctcatcaatctacacacaataccccataatgacaaagcaaaaacaggtttttagaaatgtttgccattttttttaaataaactgaaataacttatttacataaatattcagaccctttgctatgagactgaaaTTGAtatcaggtgcatcctttttccattgatcatccttgatatgtttctacaacttgatttgagtccactgTGGTAaattaaggtcccacagttgacagtgcatgtcagagcaaaaaccaagccatgaggtcaaaggaattgtctgtagagctccgagacagatctggggaagggtaccaaaaaaattctgcagcattgaaggtccctaagaacacagtggcctctatcatttttaagtggaagaagtttggaaccaccaaaatcttcctagagctggcctcccgggtaaactgagcaattggagaagggccttggtcatggaggtgaccaagaacccgatggtcactctgatagagttcctctgtggagatgggagaacattccagaaggacaaccatctctgcagccctctaccaatcaggcctttatggtagagtgaccagatggaagccactcctcagtaaaaggcacataacggcctgcttggagtttgccaaaaggcacctgaaaggactctgaccacgagaaacaagattctctggtctgatgaaaccaagattgagctctttggtATGAATGCCGAGCGTcatgtctgaaggaaacctggcaacatccctacggtgaagcatggtggtggctgcatcatgctgttgggatgtttttcagtggcagggagactagtcaggatctagggaaagatgaacagatcacagtacagagagatccttgatgaaaacctgctccagagtgctctggACCTCCgattggggtgaaggttcaccttccaaaggGACAATAacagccaaaacaatgcaggagtggcttcgggacaagtctctgaatgtccttgagtggcccagccagagcacagacttgaacctgatcgaacatctctggagagacctgaaaatagctgtgcagtgatgctccccatccaatggGAGAAGCttcccaaatataggtgtgccaagcttgtagcgtcatacccaaaaatacttgaggctgtaatcgcgaCCAATGGTATTTCAACAAAGTAAGTAGAGTG harbors:
- the LOC109901801 gene encoding RNA polymerase II degradation factor 1-like isoform X2, which translates into the protein MTEYYEEGGLLYEHSPPMHIKVESPEGPFGGGVSEDGFPREDEDSEGSCDQSSGLPGGLPFNVVVVHPNIMTPGMSSDDLLSMEQPGGAGKRKSRFSGAELEVLVSEVTRCEGELFGPAGRLRRRERERIWAGILERVNAVSRVPRTLREVKKRWDDLKRRNGGRLADARHRTCYLPSNRGASMLGRSAQASPRLHQARQKQSTRGKASFTCFTDAEPVGGGEGLERDGFEKDEDSGEQEVEVGEAECEGAESSMEEKLGLGLGLGIGPPPNSERWLPPSPLYSAPFLNGTPQPSPQPSLGAQQGPLEAPPRGLWLEDELRGVGEAALQLGDRVEQSLREFGEGFRCDMRTLVASQEALATSLQQNNVLLQRLLGVLEAQQQQQQQTPQQQPHHSQKQQPQQSIMQQPQQLQQQQPQPQQPIQQQLQQQQIQQPQLVQQQQQQQIQQQQLLLQQPQLVQQQQQQIQLLPQQPQQHHPQSPSNQPTLAVAPVPPPPDILDGTTRPDPPVVINGTVQRPRRGRIVDHRRRRRR
- the LOC109901801 gene encoding RNA polymerase II degradation factor 1-like isoform X1 is translated as MTEYYEEGGLLYEHSPPMHIKVESPEGPFGGGVSEDGFPREDEDSEGSCDQSSGLPGGLPFNVVVVHPNIMTPGMSSDDLLSMEQHRGLSSVLTAGGAGKRKSRFSGAELEVLVSEVTRCEGELFGPAGRLRRRERERIWAGILERVNAVSRVPRTLREVKKRWDDLKRRNGGRLADARHRTCYLPSNRGASMLGRSAQASPRLHQARQKQSTRGKASFTCFTDAEPVGGGEGLERDGFEKDEDSGEQEVEVGEAECEGAESSMEEKLGLGLGLGIGPPPNSERWLPPSPLYSAPFLNGTPQPSPQPSLGAQQGPLEAPPRGLWLEDELRGVGEAALQLGDRVEQSLREFGEGFRCDMRTLVASQEALATSLQQNNVLLQRLLGVLEAQQQQQQQTPQQQPHHSQKQQPQQSIMQQPQQLQQQQPQPQQPIQQQLQQQQIQQPQLVQQQQQQQIQQQQLLLQQPQLVQQQQQQIQLLPQQPQQHHPQSPSNQPTLAVAPVPPPPDILDGTTRPDPPVVINGTVQRPRRGRIVDHRRRRRR